A window of Amycolatopsis australiensis contains these coding sequences:
- a CDS encoding DUF427 domain-containing protein: MTSSATTGGRPVRAEPSPKRVRVYLGGEVVADTMRPLLVWESRGYPVYYIPTADVDGDLLIPDQGTARSELLGDAELFSVKAGAALAPGAARHYGQSPLGALRDHIRFEWNAMDAWFEEDEEIFVHPRDPHARIDVLPSSRHVRIELGGITVAESRSPRLLFETGLPTRYYVSKLDVRTDLLVPSGKVTQCPYKGIAQYWSVRTGDRLHEDVVWSYRTTPPESQKIAGLLAFWNADTYVDGVLQDSF, encoded by the coding sequence ATGACGTCCAGCGCCACGACCGGCGGACGGCCGGTCCGGGCCGAGCCGAGCCCGAAGCGGGTGCGGGTCTACCTCGGCGGCGAAGTGGTGGCCGACACCATGCGGCCACTGCTGGTCTGGGAGTCCCGCGGCTACCCGGTGTACTACATCCCCACGGCCGACGTGGACGGCGACCTGCTGATCCCCGACCAGGGCACGGCTCGCTCCGAGCTGCTCGGCGACGCCGAGCTGTTCTCGGTGAAAGCCGGCGCGGCACTGGCGCCGGGCGCGGCCCGGCACTACGGGCAGAGCCCGCTCGGCGCCTTGCGCGACCACATCCGCTTCGAGTGGAACGCCATGGACGCGTGGTTCGAGGAGGACGAGGAGATCTTCGTCCACCCGCGCGACCCGCACGCCCGGATCGACGTGCTGCCCAGCTCGCGGCACGTGCGCATCGAACTCGGCGGGATCACGGTCGCCGAATCGCGCAGTCCCCGGCTCCTGTTCGAAACCGGCCTGCCGACGCGCTACTACGTGTCCAAACTGGACGTCCGGACGGACCTGCTGGTGCCGAGCGGCAAGGTGACCCAGTGCCCGTACAAGGGCATCGCGCAGTACTGGTCGGTCCGGACCGGCGACCGGCTCCACGAGGACGTCGTGTGGAGCTACCGCACGACACCGCCGGAGAGCCAGAAGATCGCCGGCCTCCTGGCGTTCTGGAACGCCGACACCTACGTCGACGGCGTGCTGCAGGACTCGTTCTGA
- a CDS encoding MFS transporter, whose product MPPPNFTPVDRTRWLAVIAIGLSIYMATLDMTIVATALPTIGHSLDSSATGTQWLLVAYNLPMIGLMIPLGRWVDVVGKRSSLLLAIVGFAVASTACGFAPNLGVLIALRVVQGTFAALIAVLVLAAAALVIAPKDRGKAMGLIGVIGPLGSVSGPVFGSLIVSQLSWPWLFFVNVPISAIAFGLVAATVRDTGKLRAPAPAWLGAAAIVAGAFTLLLLGIDSLTSGSAVAGVVMLAGAVVLGVVWSRTSDAANVTGVLRLPPLLSLDTSLLLVTMTGGSMFFLMPYILEQHMGRTAGEVGSIMFAMPLTMGVVSFIGGQLADKFGDWRAGLLGACLAVVGVALLFTQGEQWNTAGTMWRLAIVGAGMGLFVAPNQSATMKFAPRERMGTASSLAGLARNLGFTFGPACGAVVVGAGRSVNALLVVPLVASAGAALVTVVTAVQIRRLNRAPAAPAGAVAPQPEPVGNPE is encoded by the coding sequence ATGCCACCACCCAATTTCACGCCGGTCGACCGCACGCGCTGGCTCGCGGTGATCGCCATCGGCCTCTCGATCTACATGGCCACGCTGGACATGACGATCGTCGCGACCGCGCTGCCGACGATCGGGCACAGCCTCGACAGCAGCGCTACCGGCACGCAATGGCTCCTGGTCGCCTACAACCTGCCGATGATCGGGCTGATGATCCCGCTGGGCCGGTGGGTCGACGTCGTCGGCAAGCGCTCCTCGCTGCTGCTGGCCATCGTCGGGTTCGCCGTCGCCAGCACCGCCTGCGGGTTCGCGCCGAACCTGGGCGTGCTCATCGCGCTGCGGGTCGTGCAGGGCACGTTCGCGGCGTTGATCGCGGTGCTCGTGCTCGCCGCCGCCGCGCTGGTGATCGCGCCGAAAGACCGCGGCAAGGCGATGGGCCTGATCGGCGTGATCGGCCCGCTGGGCTCGGTCAGCGGGCCGGTGTTCGGCAGCCTGATCGTCAGCCAGCTGTCCTGGCCGTGGCTGTTCTTCGTCAACGTGCCGATCAGCGCGATCGCGTTCGGGCTCGTCGCGGCGACGGTCAGGGACACGGGCAAGCTGCGCGCTCCCGCGCCGGCGTGGCTGGGCGCCGCCGCGATCGTCGCCGGGGCGTTCACCCTGCTGCTGCTGGGAATCGACAGCCTGACGTCCGGCTCGGCCGTGGCCGGCGTGGTCATGCTCGCCGGCGCCGTGGTGCTCGGCGTGGTCTGGTCCCGCACGTCGGACGCCGCCAACGTCACCGGGGTGCTGCGCCTGCCGCCGCTGCTGTCCCTGGACACGTCCCTGCTGCTGGTGACGATGACCGGCGGCTCGATGTTCTTCCTGATGCCCTACATCCTCGAGCAGCACATGGGGCGCACGGCGGGCGAGGTCGGCTCGATCATGTTCGCGATGCCGCTGACGATGGGGGTCGTGTCCTTCATCGGCGGCCAGCTGGCGGACAAGTTCGGCGACTGGCGTGCCGGGCTGCTCGGCGCGTGCCTCGCCGTCGTCGGCGTCGCCCTGCTCTTCACCCAAGGCGAGCAGTGGAACACAGCAGGCACGATGTGGCGGCTGGCGATCGTGGGTGCCGGGATGGGCCTGTTCGTGGCGCCGAACCAGAGCGCCACCATGAAGTTCGCGCCGCGGGAACGGATGGGCACCGCCAGCTCGCTGGCCGGCCTGGCGCGCAACCTCGGCTTCACGTTCGGGCCGGCGTGCGGGGCCGTGGTCGTCGGCGCGGGCCGGAGCGTGAACGCGCTGCTGGTCGTCCCGCTGGTGGCTTCGGCGGGCGCGGCGCTCGTCACGGTCGTCACGGCGGTCCAGATCCGCCGGCTGAACCGGGCACCGGCCGCCCCCGCGGGCGCCGTGGCTCCGCAGCCCGAGCCCGTCGGCAACCCCGAGTGA
- a CDS encoding carboxylesterase/lipase family protein: MRKRLKWLGVTVALAVTVASVAAGAPAAANAGRPAAHSLVVRTEAGTVEGKTTGAVDSFLGIPFAAPPVGGLRWQPPQPAAAWPGVRPATAYGPACPQGSGPVVTEDCLYLNVYRPARPTNERLPVLLWIHGGGFSSGSGDAFDGSLLAETNNIVVVTINYRLGVFGFLDLPGLSQAGAGNYGLLDQVAALTWANRNIDRFGGDRDAVTVAGLSAGGHSVCALLSSPLTHGLIDGAIIQSGGCPSHTVAESQAAGARFAADAGCATTADPVACLRAKPAAQILGSSAAFRGGILSGPLPTAGVPELPVAPLTAVRTGRFAKVPLLIGSTHDEVRAWAQPFRGATAAQYEKSLEYLFGDRAADVEMAYPLSNFPAQDTVAYALGAVWTDSSVFYGLGGCQYAQLTQQIARYQPKTFLYRFDARSPSGPVSPGAFDVGATHAADQAYLWPTPASVYDRDGLRLSTEMVRYWGAFARQGTPDAAGQAEWPGVSSGRVMILQPGGSSTVTSAAFAAAHHCDLWNGMSYQWLDIDPDQLAQRVGVARR; the protein is encoded by the coding sequence GTGCGGAAAAGACTCAAGTGGCTCGGCGTCACGGTCGCGCTGGCGGTGACCGTCGCGTCCGTCGCCGCCGGCGCCCCGGCGGCGGCGAACGCCGGACGTCCGGCAGCACACTCGCTCGTCGTCCGGACGGAAGCGGGCACGGTCGAAGGGAAGACCACGGGGGCGGTGGATTCGTTCCTCGGCATCCCGTTCGCGGCACCACCGGTCGGCGGCCTGCGGTGGCAGCCACCGCAGCCGGCCGCGGCGTGGCCCGGCGTCCGGCCCGCGACGGCCTACGGTCCGGCGTGCCCGCAGGGTTCCGGCCCGGTGGTGACCGAGGACTGCCTCTACCTGAACGTCTACCGTCCCGCGCGGCCGACGAACGAGCGGCTCCCCGTGCTGCTGTGGATCCACGGCGGCGGCTTCTCGTCCGGATCCGGTGACGCGTTCGACGGCTCGCTCCTGGCCGAGACGAACAACATCGTCGTCGTGACCATCAACTACCGGCTCGGCGTGTTCGGCTTCCTCGACCTCCCGGGCCTGAGCCAGGCCGGCGCCGGCAACTACGGGCTGCTCGACCAGGTCGCCGCCCTCACCTGGGCCAACCGGAACATCGACCGGTTCGGCGGCGACCGCGACGCCGTGACCGTCGCCGGGCTCTCCGCGGGCGGCCACTCGGTGTGCGCGTTGCTTTCCTCGCCCCTCACCCACGGCCTGATCGACGGCGCCATCATCCAGAGCGGCGGCTGCCCGAGCCACACCGTCGCCGAATCCCAGGCGGCGGGCGCGCGTTTCGCCGCCGACGCCGGCTGCGCCACCACGGCCGACCCGGTGGCGTGCCTGCGCGCCAAGCCCGCTGCCCAGATCCTCGGCTCGAGCGCCGCCTTCCGCGGCGGGATCCTCAGCGGCCCGCTGCCGACGGCGGGTGTACCCGAGCTGCCGGTCGCGCCCCTGACCGCCGTGCGGACCGGCCGCTTCGCGAAAGTCCCGCTCCTGATCGGCAGCACCCACGACGAGGTACGGGCCTGGGCCCAGCCCTTCCGCGGCGCGACCGCCGCCCAGTACGAGAAAAGCCTCGAGTACCTCTTCGGCGACCGCGCGGCGGACGTCGAGATGGCGTACCCGCTGAGCAACTTCCCCGCGCAGGACACGGTGGCGTACGCACTCGGTGCCGTGTGGACGGACTCGAGTGTCTTCTACGGGCTCGGCGGCTGCCAGTACGCCCAGCTGACACAGCAGATCGCGAGGTACCAGCCGAAGACGTTCCTGTACCGGTTCGACGCGCGGAGCCCGTCCGGACCGGTGAGCCCGGGCGCTTTCGACGTCGGCGCCACCCACGCGGCGGACCAGGCCTACCTCTGGCCCACGCCGGCGAGCGTGTACGACCGCGACGGGCTCCGGCTGTCCACCGAAATGGTCCGGTACTGGGGCGCGTTCGCCCGCCAGGGCACGCCGGACGCGGCCGGGCAGGCGGAATGGCCGGGCGTCTCGAGCGGCCGGGTGATGATCCTGCAGCCCGGCGGCAGCTCGACGGTGACCTCCGCCGCGTTCGCCGCCGCCCACCACTGCGACCTGTGGAACGGCATGAGCTACCAGTGGCTCGACATCGACCCGGACCAGCTCGCCCAGCGGGTCGGAGTCGCGCGCCGGTAG
- a CDS encoding questin oxidase family protein, producing MTKVGYSDAVNDALERLDDLGYERGIQGDLANHGPMGAEALAALGHGDKVASWVEVYRTAMPHHDPPSPRFALDAADESSWRSALGSFDRAGDWEQLMARELAEAPWQTVLARWWPRLLPGMLAGFTHGTIRTAHAVRSLAAVPEPSPLQLTELARALGYWAARFTRLPGKPRLGGQQGVTSAVAALPRLRGEVPVTPPVAAKRLQTLDTMPGYLEGLEELAPGDAQWLLSEMTSEFAGVYVAHDEIFAVPMVHTVTLPAAVRLVLPYLPAEQHTASVEAVWQVHLAFLLAFTRDRRGEADMIRAATDADLPSFDELSARSVEHGDEHVIKFTEACLRENLLRPDRRFAAAAFAALQRIESSREAHAQTTLSTMATSRSATASTGSARPV from the coding sequence ATGACGAAAGTGGGTTACTCGGACGCGGTCAACGACGCGCTCGAGCGTCTCGACGATCTGGGCTACGAACGGGGGATCCAGGGCGACCTGGCCAACCACGGCCCGATGGGGGCCGAGGCGCTGGCCGCCCTCGGCCACGGGGACAAGGTCGCGTCCTGGGTCGAGGTCTACCGGACGGCCATGCCGCACCACGACCCGCCGTCGCCCCGCTTCGCGCTCGACGCCGCCGACGAGTCGTCGTGGCGGTCCGCGCTGGGTTCCTTCGACCGGGCCGGGGACTGGGAACAGCTGATGGCCAGGGAACTGGCGGAAGCCCCGTGGCAGACGGTGCTGGCCCGGTGGTGGCCGCGGCTGCTCCCCGGGATGCTCGCGGGGTTCACGCACGGGACCATCCGGACCGCGCACGCCGTCCGCAGCCTCGCGGCCGTGCCGGAGCCGAGCCCGCTCCAGCTGACCGAGCTGGCGCGGGCACTGGGGTACTGGGCCGCGCGGTTCACCCGGTTACCCGGCAAGCCGCGCCTGGGCGGGCAGCAGGGTGTCACCTCCGCGGTCGCCGCCCTGCCCCGGCTGCGCGGGGAGGTGCCGGTGACCCCGCCGGTCGCGGCGAAGCGGTTGCAGACGCTCGACACGATGCCGGGCTACCTCGAGGGCCTGGAGGAGCTGGCGCCGGGCGACGCCCAGTGGCTGCTCAGCGAAATGACTTCGGAGTTCGCCGGGGTGTACGTGGCCCACGACGAGATCTTCGCGGTTCCCATGGTCCACACCGTGACGCTGCCGGCGGCCGTCCGGCTGGTCCTGCCGTACCTGCCTGCCGAACAGCACACGGCGTCCGTCGAGGCGGTGTGGCAGGTGCACCTGGCGTTCCTGCTGGCGTTCACCCGCGACCGCCGCGGCGAGGCGGACATGATCCGGGCGGCGACCGACGCCGATCTGCCGTCGTTCGACGAGCTCAGCGCCCGTTCCGTCGAGCACGGCGACGAACACGTCATCAAGTTCACCGAGGCGTGCCTGCGGGAAAACCTGCTCCGTCCCGACCGCCGGTTCGCGGCGGCGGCGTTCGCGGCCCTGCAGCGGATCGAGTCGAGCCGCGAGGCTCACGCGCAGACGACTCTTTCCACCATGGCGACCAGCAGGTCGGCGACCGCTTCCACCGGCAGCGCCCGGCCCGTGTAG
- a CDS encoding TetR/AcrR family transcriptional regulator, producing MSTRKYEQRLRADAAEETRRRILAAVYERLCQAPTEPVSIEQVAKMAGVSRSTVYLVFGSRAGLFDALGDDLRGRGGFDRAVDATTETDARNGLFASIRASVPIFAEHREVLRVLYSMAQLDPDAVGGAVHRMAESRSAGMAWHAQRLAEQNQLRPDVTVDEAADLLWTLCGFETFDQLYTGRALPVEAVADLLVAMVERVVCA from the coding sequence ATGAGCACCCGGAAGTACGAGCAGCGTCTGCGTGCCGACGCCGCCGAGGAAACCCGGCGGCGCATCCTCGCCGCGGTGTACGAACGGCTGTGCCAGGCACCGACCGAACCGGTGAGCATCGAGCAGGTCGCGAAGATGGCCGGGGTGTCGCGATCCACGGTGTACCTGGTGTTCGGCTCGCGGGCGGGGCTCTTCGACGCACTGGGCGACGACTTGCGCGGCCGCGGCGGGTTCGACCGCGCGGTGGACGCCACGACCGAAACCGACGCCCGCAACGGCCTTTTCGCCTCCATCCGCGCGTCCGTGCCGATCTTCGCCGAACACCGCGAAGTGCTCCGGGTCCTCTACTCGATGGCCCAGCTCGACCCGGACGCCGTCGGCGGAGCCGTGCACCGGATGGCCGAGTCCCGCTCGGCGGGCATGGCCTGGCACGCGCAGCGCCTGGCCGAGCAGAACCAGCTGCGCCCGGACGTCACGGTCGACGAAGCCGCCGATCTCCTGTGGACACTCTGCGGCTTCGAGACGTTCGACCAGCTCTACACGGGCCGGGCGCTGCCGGTGGAAGCGGTCGCCGACCTGCTGGTCGCCATGGTGGAAAGAGTCGTCTGCGCGTGA
- a CDS encoding cupin domain-containing protein, whose amino-acid sequence MSEPEAVNDVSVVGPDGGELIVLGAARMRILEDGGTTAHRLGVGEITLPPHASGPPQHRHAEHDEGFYVVSGTARFVVGDTSHDAPAGSFVMVPPGAPHTFANPGDEPLVLLNTFTPDLYVQYFRDLRAVIEAGRELTPEATAEVMSRYATVPATDFS is encoded by the coding sequence GTGAGCGAGCCCGAAGCTGTGAACGACGTTTCCGTCGTCGGCCCGGACGGCGGCGAGCTGATCGTGCTGGGCGCGGCCCGCATGCGGATCCTGGAGGACGGCGGCACGACCGCGCACCGGCTCGGGGTCGGGGAGATCACGCTCCCGCCGCACGCCTCCGGCCCGCCGCAGCACCGCCACGCCGAGCACGACGAAGGCTTCTACGTCGTGTCGGGCACCGCCCGGTTCGTCGTGGGGGACACCAGCCACGACGCGCCGGCGGGCAGCTTCGTGATGGTGCCGCCCGGTGCCCCGCACACCTTCGCCAACCCCGGCGACGAACCGCTGGTGCTGCTCAACACCTTCACCCCGGACCTCTACGTGCAGTACTTCCGGGACCTGCGTGCCGTGATCGAGGCCGGTCGCGAGCTGACGCCGGAGGCCACCGCCGAGGTCATGAGCCGCTACGCCACCGTTCCCGCCACCGACTTCAGCTGA